Genomic window (Vigna radiata var. radiata cultivar VC1973A chromosome 1, Vradiata_ver6, whole genome shotgun sequence):
TCCAGATGTTAATAGACTATTACAGAACTGACATAATACTGATCATCAGAGTTGATGCTTGCTATCAATTAATCCGTAAGCCAAccttcaattcattgtgctgTTGCTCAACGGCTTTCAGATCTGCAACGGCCTCCGCTCTTTCCCCCtgataaaattgtaatattagGATACATAATAACCGGGCCTCTTATTTATACAATAGCAGAGCGAGTTGGAATCTAGCAAGAAATTTGTCATAACTTACAGATTCCTCTCGCCCCTTCCTCAGCTCCTGACATTGCTCAACAAGTTGGGCATGCcgatttttactgttttgaagATCAGAATCAAGTTTGCGGTACACATTTCTAAGCTGTGAATGAGTTTTATAATGTCATAATTAGTTTACATCAAGATATTATAGCGACTAAGAGTATGGAAATGAAGACGCATCAATAGAACTTAGCCAGCTTAACAGCTAGGTAGTTATAGGTGAGGTGTTATATCAGTGCTACCATTTGCTGGCAGTGACCAATTTATCAACATAAAGATGATATAATGGCAAAAGCTTTATCAGCATAACTTCACCTGATTACCAGCACAGCTAGGTAGACTCCAGAAATACACCTGCAAGGTGAAGGAAGTAGGATCATTAAAAGTAGCGTAAAGTATACTAATACTTCCTGAAAATTTTCGTCCAATCATACCCCCTTTTTTTTATCCCTAAACTAGTTTTTTCTCAATTGTTGAAATACGTCGTACTTTTTAGTCTGTACATTGCACTGACACCCATGTTATTCAAGAAACGCATCACTGATATCATTATTGGAAAGAAGCGCGATTGGTTCGGATATTAACTTACAGATGTTCCTATCTTGTCTTTGGAAACAAGGTCATCATCCACTAAACTTTGTACAACATCTTTCACAGACTGAGAAATGACACCCTTTCTGGGACCCATCTTCTCGAGCTCCTTCAGctgaaacaacaaaaaacaaaagtagaATAGAAGCATATATATACCAGTCAATAAATTACAtgatagaagaaagaaaacagtTTATCATGTAGGCAATAACGAAGTGGTAAACGATTGTGATCACCAGGAAGAAGTCTTGGGACTCGTAAAAGATTTGAAGCATCTTCTCCCGCTTCTCTTCCAAAGAAAGACCCCTTTTCTTCGACTGCACCAAGCAAAGCACATAAACCGAATTGCAATTCATGACAATTTCACAAACAGTTAGGGAACTGAGCTCATTAACACAATTTGCAGAGAGCCATGGACCAATCatgattattttcataataaaaaattgaaaaaacagaTATCCATAAGAAAATACAATGTGAGCTAATCGAACCTAGCAATTCACAACATATCGAACAAAACTGTGATGAAAATTAATTATCGCATTGAAGCCGTTGTGAAATGATCGAAAATAACAGAATTAATTGAGGCAAAGAGGGCGGGCAGTTACCATTGCGACAGATTTCGTCGGCGACGGAGTGACGCGGAAGATTCCAGAATCGCGATTCTCCAATTTTCGGCGGGAAAGTGGTTGAGTAAATTTTGTACTTTCTGTTAAAATTTTGCtttatatagagagagaaagaggcgCGCGAAAATAAGATAGcgaaaaagaaaatggagtttcgaaagaaataattgaaaagttttaaaatataaattaatacttttttcttgattataatttgttattcctatattttttaaaattttgattttttacataattttattttccataatttaatcttttaagttttaactAGAGTAATTTGGCTCCCACATTACTTTTACATAGTTTTGatccttaattttttaattatttaaaactttgttcaagtacttttactttatttttacttttaaacatGATAGATTGAGATTGAGGAAAAATACAATTATCTAACTTTCTTTTCtacagaattttttttaaacatgataattaaaaatcaataactaaaattattatgttttcaaatataaacatCAAAGttactattaaattattttttaaaataaaatagattaactCTAATGGAGAGAAAAATATGTGagcaattttattattatcaagtattatacttttttttatagaaactaACTTTATAATAGATCATACACGTTTACCTTTCttttacaaagataaaatattataatattttgaaaatattaaaaatatatatatataatattttattatctttattaatgtaattgaatTCACCAtcttctcttttaatttttccatcaaataaaatttataactcctttatttattatacattGTAACTTCTAAATTTGTATACATTTATTAAtacatgaaattatttttttcttttttttttcagcataattattatatatattatttttgacaATTGAATTACGTTACATgattatagtttaattaaacacaatttGTCACTTCAATTAGACCATATACGTTCCTGAATTGAACACATCACTCTGtgattaaattataagaaaaattggcCGCCAGAAAATGAAATCTACACCTAATCCTTGATCTTATTCTTCAATGAAATCATCACGAAATCGAACTAGCTTCAACTTTCAaccatttattatattatttacttgTGTAATACCAATTTTTCATTACATTCAATTGCTTCAAGTGATTAActtctcattaatttttatcatggtttaatattttaatactactTGATTGTAAGCTAACAATTCAACATTTTTCCACAAGCTATAATCTCCATTTTAATTAGAATTCCAACCTTACGTGGTATCATTGAATGAAATTTCAACATTGaacttcataaaaatatttataagacaAATATCACAAGTTTCAGGATAAATTCAATTAAGTACGTACAGTAAAATAAAGACTTGATCAAGTCtaaatgttttcttaatttatgtACGTTAAATAAAAgtcttttgttaatttttttattttttatgtatttacaattttaaaaaatatagaataatattagaatcaatataaaactataaatgatTACATTTCTTTCGAattaacacaaaatatatatttcttagaaataaaaggtaataaaaTAACGGCAAAATAACATTATGTAaagtaaaaactaaatttaaaaatataaatttttatgtttataattattttatttttatattgtgtttgaaatgaatgaaaaaatgtgtattgatttgtgTTGAGTAATTGAAAAAAACGTTCGAGGCACATAAATAATTATCcccatttattatttttgtctgtGTAATCACGTTTTGCAAACTCTTTTTTGGGAACGTCATTCTCTTCCATTTGATGAATTTTTAGAGTTTTAAGATTTCAGTGTCTGGTTTTGTCAAAACAGACAAAAATGCGTGTCAAAGTTGACATGTTAACATTTGAcctattgttttgttttgtgtttgtttttccCACCTTGCTGTTTTCCACTCTCTAATGTGATAACATATATTTGGTCACCGATTGGCACCTTTATTTTGGGTCCCCATTCGGTCACTGTTCCTCGCTAGACTTTagtcttttcccttttttaaaTATCTCTTCCCTTGCTTGTTTTTTCCCGCTGAGTTGTAACTCTATGATAATGCTTCCATGAAAGTACATGTCTTCAAGGATACCAACAGCCACCAATTTGAAACACCTTTGACACTGTCTTCTCTGGTTTCCAGCTATGAGAATTTCGATTCGCTTCATACTGTTGCTCACACTTTGTGTTGTCCTTTTAGCTTTGGTTCAGGCACAGCAACAAATAGGTTAGTGAGTTTtgatgtttatttctttttctgcaATCCAACGTTTTCTCCAACATTCCTTATAATTCTACTTATCAGTAGTCTTTGTCTCTTTGATCttgttcatcatcatcatcacggAATTCATTGAAGTGAAAACaagtttagttttttatgtCTTAATATGTCTTTTCTTTCTGTTCAGGCTTCGTAAGCATTGATTGCGGTAGTTCGGAAAATCTGTACACAGACGATACAACTCAAATAAAGTACACTGGAGATGGAGGGTATATACAGAGTGGGGTT
Coding sequences:
- the LOC106763816 gene encoding meiotic nuclear division protein 1 homolog isoform X1 — translated: MSKKRGLSLEEKREKMLQIFYESQDFFLLKELEKMGPRKGVISQSVKDVVQSLVDDDLVSKDKIGTSVYFWSLPSCAGNQLRNVYRKLDSDLQNSKNRHAQLVEQCQELRKGREESGERAEAVADLKAVEQQHNELKVELEKYRDNDPAAFEAMREAIAVAQASANRWTDNIFTLRQWCSNNFPEAKEQLENLYKEVGLTDDFDYLELVAPIPLKAVAE
- the LOC106763816 gene encoding meiotic nuclear division protein 1 homolog isoform X2, yielding MSKKRGLSLEEKREKMLQIFYESQDFFLLKELEKMGPRKGVISQSVKDVVQSLVDDDLVSKDKIGTSVYFWSLPSCAGNQLRNVYRKLDSDLQNSKNRHAQLVEQCQELRKGREESGERAEAVADLKAVEQQHNELKVELEKYRDNDPAAFEAMS